In Naumovozyma castellii chromosome 1, complete genome, one DNA window encodes the following:
- the NCAS0A10840 gene encoding uncharacterized protein (ancestral locus Anc_3.313), protein MAKSLRAKSHLKAKSVKRHAVFQKIVDAREERIANKLKQGLIDQKMAKLKEQNGGDADAVMEIDAEGKTDEEKKSTETKKVSTSGWRDARHHNYKKNKSMKKKKGSFTRF, encoded by the coding sequence ATGGCTAAATCACTACGTGCGAAGAGTCACCTAAAGGCTAAATCAGTAAAACGTCATGCTgtgtttcaaaaaattgtCGATGCCCgtgaagaaagaattgcCAATAAATTAAAGCAAGGTTTAATAGATCAAAAGATGGCTAAGTTGAAAGAACAGAATGGTGGCGATGCCGATGCAGTTATGGAAATTGATGCGGAAGGCAAAACTGATGAGGAAAAGAAGTCTACTGAGACTAAGAAAGTTAGTACGTCTGGATGGAGAGACGCAAGACATCATAATTataagaagaataagagtatgaaaaagaagaagggtTCTTTTACCAGATTTTAA
- the NCAS0A10850 gene encoding uncharacterized protein (ancestral locus Anc_3.314) gives MLHSLSDNIDLLETVPISNNNNNRTTIDPLTLNEVRNEQIYNEESLSFDNDSNAISMGDPLIFNNGMWQSDSQVFNPFPSFSLDYVTTQRSMDGNPLDSIELSNINRNDDNDLFTTEESLDSSVLNTPNINNSPKGSITSSSSSSDDTVFSTIANFNPYNYEEEENNSNDAFVQFKDFINNTPSSFSSASIGEAPLLTTTAATTTFSPSELILNSSKNSKRANSTNVYLEGAHKKHNRQSKKRSQSTCADSKKVSDSRLSAQGLAKVLNLSSPEEALKRERFILNIFEHDLNYPLGYKTWIRDTTKEYRTKLIEELYQRVQKTYPEYNHSVLETIIRRATYYMMQSRLRRERRAKTKDKIKVKSEVTL, from the coding sequence ATGCTACATTCGCTCTCAGATAATATCGACCTTTTGGAAACTGTTCCAattagtaataataataataacagaACAACAATTGATCCATTAACTCTAAACGAAGTCAGAAACGAGCAAAtttataatgaagaatccCTAAGCTTCGACAATGATAGCAATGCAATTTCAATGGGGGACCCATTAATCTTCAATAACGGAATGTGGCAATCGGATTCTCAAGTATTTAACCCATTCCCATCATTCTCTTTAGATTACGTCACTACACAACGTTCAATGGATGGAAATCCATTAGACTCCATAGAATTATCAAACATTAATAGAAAcgatgataatgatttgttCACGACGGAGGAATCCCTAGACTCGTCGGTCTTGAATACACCAAACATTAACAACTCTCCAAAGGGTTCCattacttcttcttcatcgtccTCTGATGATACCGTGTTCTCCACAATAGCCAATTTTAACCCATACAACtatgaagaggaggaaaaTAACAGTAATGATGCATTCGTtcaatttaaagatttcattaataatactCCATCTTCATTCTCCTCGGCATCCATTGGAGAAGCTCCCTTATTGACGACGACGGCAGCCACTACTACTTTCTCCCCATCGGAATTAATATTGAACAGTAGTAAAAATTCCAAGAGAGCAAATTCTACAAATGTGTACCTGGAGGGTGCTCACAAGAAACATAACAGACAATCGAAAAAGAGATCACAATCCACATGTGCTGATTCTAAGAAGGTGTCTGATTCAAGATTGTCGGCTCAAGGATTGGCTAAAGTGTTGAATCTATCGTCACCTGAGGAGGCTTTGAAAAGGGAGCGTTTCatcttgaatatttttgaacATGATTTGAACTATCCATTGGGTTACAAGACTTGGATCCGTGATACGACGAAGGAGTATAGGACGAAATTGATTGAAGAACTTTATCAACGTGTTCAGAAAACATATCCGGAATATAATCATTCCGTATTGGAAACGATAATTAGGAGAGCTACTTATTATATGATGCAGAGTAGGTTGAGAAGAGAAAGGAGAGCAAAGACTAAGGATAAAATTAAGGTGAAAAGTGAAGTAACTTTATAG
- the NCAS0A10860 gene encoding uncharacterized protein: MNNNIPDSPPSNTCSSEILVRQISFRDTTTPNTSVSSNNNSTPTPKRRKVLKKFVLVQDYPSQSEDSEWTRIDSKGKNSIWSHFLEGKKDRSILKCTNCNNVYRYNRREARYNSEPAELHLRDDCTNPPDYFHGNLKDERIIKEICKKKLDKYRDLKQYIKTQSFFDIAVGLILESRLSINWVESFTAKTLWSTMALIPTENNSKPEQIFKPNKSNMSNFIRTKSKDINYFWRSEIASSAHILNEKTFTNRKTLLVSLTKRLYALDNVTFMSLVFDHWSNHKMSNYLGVLLVTYDEEEGKQIPFLVKMDRSDSHKTIDISQQLGEIFNKFDGLRTVTVGMSTDNAANMLKVPKELSRTGLLGTRFLGHVPCLLHSANIMNSTMFDMVEEDSLGFVDSELKSKLLELAAMKYQLNSDGSRNEILKQDIFTEYLLSNNSQLSSESADIGGIFSFITGDIILKKNNQLALNIKSSSVNQLLYRELCVEFGKMNGEEPLAIKTYSKTRWLSALDVVLRLRELKPVLMELNREPSLGVFFDEEDFVLMDDLTDILSPFRSLCEMLSNDTCTLKNTLPLLISYKDKIDKIFVEKSKSSNLTHRHLPVFIRFRRKMDKYYKKYVSMDICLLSSYLNIAFVDSSVFIEQFPRENTEIKKSDHVISFVSQKLTDILIPFLNISYYPIKDSDTEDMIGISSHAGRVYNAEDYSSEGQEEKNLEFEEEFDEFSIKDDLQEQIRLELEQYRLRALSLVKEYSNEVLSKSKKRWSPFDRQVQMIVGADNIFWSRHKREFPLLSLANKLFHCIPSTSIHAERLFSLAAQIFDKRKSQLSDQMFEDLCIIRSFLLRIKLGSINITDCTLNDALRLTKELNLE; the protein is encoded by the coding sequence atgaataataatatacctGATAGCCCACCTTCAAACACATGTAGCTCTGAGATACTCGTTCGACAAATAAGCTTTAGGGATACAACGACCCCTAACACATCTGTCAGCAGTAACAACAATTCCACGCCAACGccaaagagaagaaaagtcCTAAAAAAGTTCGTTCTAGTCCAAGATTACCCATCTCAGTCTGAAGATTCAGAATGGACACGTATCGACAGTAAAGGAAAGAATAGCATATGGTCACATTTTCTggaaggaaagaaagatcgttcaattttaaaatgtaCCAATTGTAATAATGTTTATCGTTACAATCGAAGGGAAGCCAGATATAATTCTGAACCTGCTGAACTTCATTTAAGAGATGACTGTACTAATCCTCCTGATTATTTCCATGGAAATTTAAAGGATGAAAGGATAATAAAAGAGATATGTAAGAAGAAGCTGGACAAATACCGAgatttaaaacaatatattaagACGCAGTCATTCTTTGATATAGCCGTTGGGTTAATTTTAGAATCCCGTCTTTCCATCAACTGGGTAGAGTCCTTCACGGCCAAAACTCTGTGGTCAACAATGGCGTTAATTCCAACTGAGAATAACAGTAAACCAGAACAGATTTTTAAGCCGAACAAATCTAATATGAGCAACTTTATTCGCACAAAAtccaaagatattaattatttctgGAGGAGTGAGATAGCATCTTCGGCTCacatattaaatgaaaagacCTTTACCAATAGAAAGACATTACTTGTATCGCTTACAAAGAGGTTATATGCACTCGATAATGTAACGTTCATGTCTCTTGTTTTTGATCACTGGTCCAATCACAAAATGTCTAACTATTTGGGAGTTTTACTGGTTAcatatgatgaagaggaaggaaAACAAATTCCTTTTCTAGTGAAGATGGACAGGTCTGATTCTCACAAAACAATCGATATAAGTCAGCAACTTGGcgaaatttttaataagTTTGATGGTTTGAGAACAGTAACTGTAGGTATGTCAACTGATAATGCTGCCAATATGCTAAAGGTACCGAAAGAACTCTCAAGAACTGGCCTGTTAGGGACTCGTTTTCTTGGCCATGTACCTTGTTTACTACATAGTGCTAACATTATGAATAGTACCATGTTTGATATGGTCGAAGAGGACAGTTTGGGATTTGTAGATTCTGAGcttaaatcaaaattattagagtTAGCTGcaatgaaatatcagtTGAATTCTGATGGGTCaaggaatgaaattttaaaacaagatatctttactgaatatcttctatcaaataacagccaactttcttcagaatctgCCGATATTGGTGGCATTTTTAGCTTTATAACTGGTGACATtattctgaagaaaaataatcagCTTGctcttaatattaaatcaagCAGTGTTAATCAACTACTATACCGAGAACTATGCGTTGAGtttggaaaaatgaatggagAGGAACCTTTGGCCATCAaaacatattcaaaaacaagatgGCTATCAGCGTTAGATGTTGTGCTCAGGTTACGAGAGTTGAAACCTGTCTTGATGGAGTTAAATCGGGAGCCATCCCTGGGAGTGTTTttcgatgaagaagattttgttcTAATGGACGATTTAACTGATATCTTATCTCCTTTTCGTTCTCTTTGCGAAATGCTTTCTAATGATACCTGCACGTTGAAGAACACCCTTCCTTTGCTTATTTCCTATAAGGATAAAATAGACAAAATATTCGTTGAAAAATCGAAAAGTTCCAACCTAACGCACAGACATCTCCCAGTTTTTATTCGTTTCAGAAGGAAAATGGATAAATACTATAAAAAGTATGTCAGTATGgatatttgtttattatcatcttaTCTAAACATTGCATTTGTTGATAGCTCTGTTTTTATAGAACAGTTCCCTCGTGAGAATACcgaaatcaaaaaaagtGACCATGTAATATCCTTTGTATCACAAAAACTTACTGATATTTTAATAccttttttgaatatatcttATTATCCCATTAAGGATAGCGATACAGAAGACATGATCGGTATTTCGAGCCATGCAGGAAGAGTGTATAATGCTGAAGATTATTCATCAGAaggacaagaagaaaaaaacttggaatttgaggaggaatttgatgaattcagTATTAAGGATGacttacaagaacaaatcaGATTAGAACTTGAGCAATACCGTCTACGTGCTCTATCATTGGTCAAGGAGTATTCAAACGAGGttttatccaaatctaaAAAACGCTGGTCGCCATTCGACCGCCAAGTCCAGATGATTGTGGGGGcagataatatattctggtCAAGGCATAAAAGAGAGTTTCCACTGTTATCATTagctaataaattattccattgtATTCCATCGACATCGATTCATGCTGAGAGACTGTTCAGCTTGGCGGcacaaatatttgacaaaagaaaaagccAACTCTCAGATCAAATGTTTGAGGATCTTTGTATCATACGGTCCTTCTTACTTAGAATTAAATTGGGGTCAATCAATATCACAGATTGTACTTTAAATGATGCTTTAAGATTAACAAAGGAACTCAACTTGGaatga
- the NCAS0A10870 gene encoding uncharacterized protein (ancestral locus Anc_3.315) — MFLFLPILCGISHFDKEYDQTPAHNNIYCPNCHNFSVRPIKRREFFAVYWVPIVPLYWGKQLHCPICNWRQDFKNQAELDKVLTEQNNIKRN; from the coding sequence ATGTTTCTATTCCTGCCCATTCTCTGCGGCATAAGTCATTTCGATAAAGAATACGACCAAACCCCTGCACACAATAACATATACTGTCCGAATTGCCACAATTTCAGTGTGAGACCCATCAAACGAAGAGAATTCTTCGCGGTGTATTGGGTCCCCATAGTACCACTGTACTGGGGGAAGCAACTACATTGTCCCATCTGCAATTGGAGACAGGATTTCAAGAATCAAGCTGAATTGGACAAAGTGCTGACGGAGCAGAACAATATCAAACGGAACTAA
- the PET9 gene encoding ADP/ATP carrier protein PET9 (ancestral locus Anc_3.316): MSSKEEVKKESNFAIDFLMGGVSAAVAKTAASPIERVKLLIQNQDEMIKQGSLDSKYKGIIECFQRTAKTEGIIAFWRGNTANVIRYFPTQALNFAFKDKIKAMFGFKKEEGYGKWFAGNLASGGAAGGLSLLFVYSLDYARTRLAADAKSSKKGGSRQYKGLIDVYKQTLATDGMAGLYRGFLPSVVGIIVYRGLYFGLYDSLKPAVLTGSLEGSFLASFLLGWIVTTGASTASYPLDTVRRRMMMTSGQAVKYDGAFDCFRKVVAAEGVSSLFKGCGANILRGVAGAGVISMYDQLQMIMFGKKFK; this comes from the coding sequence atgaGCtctaaagaagaagttaaaAAGGAATCCAATTTCGCTATCGATTTCTTAATGGGTGGTGTCTCCGCCGCCGTGGCAAAGACTGCTGCTTCCCCCATTGAAAGAgttaaattattgattcaaaatcaagATGAAATGATTAAACAAGGTTCATTGGATTCGAAATATAAGGGTATTATCGAATGTTTCCAAAGAACTGCAAAGACTGAAGGTATCATAGCGTTCTGGAGAGGTAATACTGCTAATGTTATTAGATATTTTCCAACACAAGCTTTGAATTTCGCATTCAAGGATAAGATTAAGGCCATGTTTGGGTTTAAGAAGGAAGAAGGTTATGGGAAATGGTTCGCTGGTAACTTGGCTTCTGGTGGTGCTGCTGGTGGTttgtcattattattcgTCTATTCTTTGGATTATGCAAGAACTAGATTGGCTGCCGATGCTAAATCTTCCAAGAAGGGTGGTTCTAGACAATACAAGGGGTTGATTGATGTTTACAAGCAAACTTTGGCTACTGATGGTATGGCTGGTTTATACCGTGGGTTCTTACCATCTGTCGTTGGTATCATTGTTTACAGAGGTTTATACTTTGGTCTATATGATTCTTTGAAGCCTGCCGTCTTGACTGGTTCATTGGAAGGTTCCTTCTTAGCTTCATTCTTGTTAGGTTGGATTGTTACTACTGGTGCCTCCACTGCTTCATACCCATTGGATACCgttagaagaagaatgatgatgactTCTGGTCAAGCCGTTAAGTACGATGGTGCCTTTGACTGTTTCAGAAAGGTTGTTGCCGCTGAAGGTGTCTCCTCTTTGTTCAAGGGTTGTGGTGCTAACATCTTAAGAGGTGTTGCTGGTGCAGGTGTCATCTCCATGTATGATCAATTGCAAATGATCATGTTTGGTAAGAAGTTTAAATAG
- the SHE1 gene encoding She1p (ancestral locus Anc_3.317), translating into MNNNKFTFSTTQTSTNNYNNNDPHTNNNNMTFHNFNSTPNEIINTLGVSKRMGNKVLNELDSRTHQKFEQLKDNDDTNATHESSSSSSFQQLFNTKHNVQFNHMQSIGNQPTTPKKNIHSYTPDNGNIHDNTVSESMKRMKTNDSQSRIKRRSITPATPVSEITRRIRRLRLRASIAPKVDDSITSSTSIRNTPLTGGNPITMMNPPTFLKPTINSLNKRTIKRSEPIHSNLNRNVTTSDASNIRQERTRRDNSKQETTVVVNSNVKPRTSQLKKSTTMSVFDRLYSTATPKTSISRSTSMNTIQSGEPSSSNVHSRRVHSDTANTITDKSMSHNASTSKIKFGRSKTSGSLSSNLNNGSDAGQEVRRPLWR; encoded by the coding sequence AtgaacaataataaattcacTTTTTCAACTACTCAAACTTCCACAAATAactataataataatgaccCTCATAcgaacaataataatatgacCTTCcacaatttcaattcaactccaaatgaaataataaacaCATTGGGTGTCTCCAAACGAATGGGTAATAAGGTGttaaatgaattagatTCAAGAACGCATCAAAAATTTGagcaattgaaagataaCGACGATACCAATGCTACACACGAATCATCATCCTCGTCGTCGTTCCAACAATTGTTCAATACCAAGCACAATGTACAATTCAATCACATGCAATCAATAGGCAATCAACCAACCAcaccaaagaaaaatattcattcataCACGCCAGATAATGGCAACATTCATGACAATACCGTTTCTGAATCCATGAAACGAATGAAGACGAACGACTCACAATCCAGAATAAAGAGAAGATCTATCACACCAGCAACTCCCGTGAGTGAAATAACAAGACGAATACGTAGATTACGATTAAGAGCATCCATTGCACCTAAAGTGGATGATTCCATTACCAGCTCCACATCGATTAGAAATACACCCTTGACTGGTGGGAACCCAATTACTATGATGAACCCACCTACTTTTTTGAAACCaacaataaattcattgaataaGAGAACTATAAAGCGTTCAGAACCTATTCATTCTAATCTTAATAGAAACGTTACTACGTCAGATGCTTCTAATATACGGCAAGAGAGGACACGAAGGGATAATTCCAAACAGGAAACCACCGTTGTCGTCAATTCCAATGTGAAACCTCGAACGTcacaattaaagaaaagtaCAACAATGTCAGTATTTGATCGATTGTATTCAACGGCAACACCGAAAACAAGCATATCCAGATCCACTTCCATGAACACAATTCAGAGCGGGGAACCTAGTAGTAGTAATGTGCATTCAAGAAGAGTTCATTCGGATACAGCTAATACTATCACTGATAAATCCATGTCACATAATGCCTCCACCAGCAAGATAAAATTTGGTAGGAGTAAGACAAGTGGATCATTATCATcgaatttaaataatggttCTGATGCTGGGCAAGAGGTTAGAAGACCTTTATGGCGTTGA
- the HEK2 gene encoding Hek2p (ancestral locus Anc_3.318): protein MSTQEETLPPPQTVSPTIVLRVLLSLKEAAKIIGLKGSTISKIRETHGVKIGISEKVTGCSDRILSCAGPIINVANALSDCVDILNEKDYDAEGNLLPPLKFEKYNFHFLNHLLPPPSRNEVLEEENGEEENDDGETKKQDANEANLEDQVPVDKIGNLRLIVPNRHLSSIIGKGGVRIKALIETYGVKIVASKHFLPDSSERVLEIQGFPASISKVLIEISEILLNDVDINFIPEKHYYPHLKHQSNGFNTRQESDTSYHPSSNNFENNSNNNDEFKVEVLIPEIYVGALIGKQGNRIANLKDFTKTKIIIERKDDESRDDSSNRIFTIIGHLPKNVKLAESMLLKNLDSEIERRQAKFNSDTIVSSGQPIKHEDIE from the coding sequence ATGTCCACCCAAGAAGAAACACTACCCCCCCCACAAACAGTGTCCCCCACAATTGTCCTCAGAGTCCTTCTCTCTCTCAAGGAAGCCGCCAAGATCATAGGGCTCAAGGGTTCCACCATCTCCAAGATTAGGGAAACTCACGGTGTCAAGATCGGGATCTCAGAGAAGGTCACCGGATGCTCCGATAGAATTCTATCCTGTGCAGGCCCTATAATTAATGTCGCTAATGCACTTAGTGATTGTGTGGATATCttaaatgaaaaggatTATGATGCAGAGGGAAATTTATTGCCTCCTTTGAAATTCGAAAAATATAACTTCCATTTCttaaatcatttattaCCTCCACCATCAAGAAATGAAGTActggaagaagaaaatggtgaagaagaaaatgatgatggtgaaaCGAAAAAGCAGGATGCGAATGAAgcaaatttggaagatcAAGTCCCAGTGGATAAGATTGGAAATTTGAGATTGATCGTACCAAATCGTCATCTTTCATCCATTATTGGGAAGGGTGGTGTAAGAATTAAAGCCTTAATTGAAACATATGGTGTCAAGATTGTCGCATCAAAACATTTCCTACCAGATTCAAGTGAAAGAGTATTGGAAATTCAAGGTTTCCCAGCTTCCATTTCAAAAGTacttattgaaatttcagaaatattattaaatgatgtagatattaatttcatccCAGAAAAACATTATTACCCTCATTTGAAACATCAATCCAATGGCTTTAATACAAGACAAGAAAGTGATACTAGTTATCATCCATCAAGTAATAATTTCgaaaataatagtaataataacgatGAATTTAAAGTGGAAGTATTAATCCCAGAAATTTATGTGGGTGCCTTAATCGGGAAACAAGGTAATAGAATCgcaaatttaaaagattTTACAAAGACtaaaatcatcattgaaaGGAAAGATGACGAATCAAGAGATGATAGTTCAAATAGAATATTCACCATCATTGGTCATTTACCTAAAAATGTTAAACTTGCTGAATCCatgttattgaaaaatttagattcagaaattgaaagacGTCAAGCTAAGTTTAATAGTGATACTATAGTCTCTTCCGGTCAACCAATTAAACATGAAGATATCGAATGA
- the RIB1 gene encoding GTP cyclohydrolase II (ancestral locus Anc_3.319) has protein sequence MTANLPKVECIARARIPTTQGPDIFLHLYTNDQDSKEHLAIVFGEDIRSRSLFRYRYPEETQQERMIRGAYVGKLYPGRVSADVDDRLGLKLEFDPKTGDMLFDKRCVWDEENKTLVRIHSECYTGENAWSARCDCGEQFDRAGKLISLDVEKETGIVGGNGHGVIVYLRQEGRGIGLGEKLKAYNLQDLGADTVQANLMLKHPADGRDFSIGKSILMDLGIKNVRLLTNNPDKISQIEYKPYLTCVERVPMVPIHWTNANEGIDSVEIEGYLRTKIERMGHLLQKPLTLHTHEEQTTTGQI, from the coding sequence ATGACAGCCAACTTACCAAAAGTAGAATGCATAGCAAGAGCTCGTATTCCAACCACACAAGGTCCTGACATCTTCCTCCACTTGTACACCAACGACCAGGACTCCAAAGAACATCTCGCCATCGTCTTCGGCGAGGACATAAGGTCCCGCTCTCTATTCCGCTACAGATACCCTGAAGAGACACAACAGGAGAGAATGATCAGGGGCGCATACGTCGGGAAATTGTACCCCGGTAGAGTGTCCGCTGATGTGGATGATAGATTGGGGTTGAAGTTGGAATTCGATCCAAAGACCGGTGACATGCTTTTCGATAAGAGATGCGTTTGGGATGAAGAGAATAAGACTCTGGTGAGAATTCATAGTGAATGTTACACCGGGGAGAATGCATGGAGTGCTCGTTGCGATTGTGGGGAACAATTCGATAGAGCTGGGAAGTTGATATCATTGGATGTGGAGAAGGAAACAGGTATCGTAGGAGGTAATGGTCATGGTGTGATTGTATATTTGAGACAAGAAGGTCGTGGGATCGGGTTaggtgaaaaattaaaggcTTATAATTTACAAGATTTAGGTGCTGATACCGTTCAAGCTAATTTGATGTTAAAACATCCAGCTGACGGAAGAGATTTTTCCATTGGGAAATCTATCTTGATGGATTTAGGAATTAAAAATGTAAGACTATTGACTAATAACCCTGATAAGATCAgtcaaattgaatataaacCTTATTTGACATGTGTGGAAAGAGTACCAATGGTACCCATCCATTGGACTAATGCAAATGAAGGAATCGATTCCGTGGAAATTGAAGGTTATCtaagaacaaaaattgaaagaatggGTCATCTACTTCAAAAACCTTTGACTTTGCATACACATGAAGAACAAACAACTACTGGCCAAATATGA